Proteins encoded by one window of Erysipelothrix rhusiopathiae:
- the pheS gene encoding phenylalanine--tRNA ligase subunit alpha produces the protein MDLKEIMNQGIEAIKKAETLEHLNDVRIEYLSKKGLLTKVMGQMKDLSNEEKPLFGKRVNEAKQSIESALKEKQTDLEAVKLKKDMAKDAIDVTLPGTQFKQGSQNPLILMRREMEDFFREMGYKVVEGDEVELDLYNFERANIPQDHPAREMQDTFFIDEHTLLRTHTTAIQMRALEEYAPSVPVKVICPGKVYRRDDDDATHSHQFVQMEGLVLGHGITLSDLKGTLNLFAKRMFGESREIRFRPSYFQFTEPSVEIDVTCHICGGKGCSICKDTGWIEILGGGMVHPNVLRAAGYDDPTLSGFAFGIGVERIAMLKYGIDDIRSFYTNDKRFIDQFKRFE, from the coding sequence ATGGACTTGAAAGAGATTATGAATCAAGGGATTGAAGCAATCAAAAAGGCAGAGACTCTTGAGCACTTAAATGATGTTCGTATTGAATATCTAAGTAAGAAAGGTCTTTTAACGAAAGTTATGGGACAAATGAAGGATTTATCAAATGAGGAAAAACCATTGTTTGGTAAACGCGTGAATGAAGCGAAACAAAGTATTGAGTCTGCACTTAAAGAAAAACAAACAGACTTAGAGGCAGTTAAATTAAAAAAAGATATGGCTAAAGATGCGATTGATGTGACATTACCTGGAACTCAATTTAAACAAGGAAGTCAAAATCCACTCATTCTTATGCGTCGTGAAATGGAAGATTTCTTTAGAGAAATGGGATATAAAGTTGTCGAAGGTGACGAAGTTGAACTTGATTTATATAACTTTGAGCGTGCTAATATTCCGCAAGATCACCCAGCTCGTGAGATGCAAGATACATTCTTTATTGATGAACATACCTTACTTCGAACCCACACAACGGCAATTCAAATGCGTGCGCTCGAAGAATATGCACCATCCGTTCCAGTGAAAGTAATTTGTCCTGGAAAAGTATATCGACGTGATGACGATGATGCGACACATTCCCATCAATTTGTCCAAATGGAAGGTTTAGTATTAGGTCACGGAATCACCTTGTCGGATTTAAAAGGTACTTTAAACCTTTTTGCGAAAAGAATGTTTGGCGAAAGTCGTGAAATACGTTTTAGACCTAGTTATTTCCAATTTACGGAGCCAAGTGTTGAGATTGATGTAACTTGTCATATCTGTGGTGGTAAAGGATGTAGTATTTGTAAAGATACAGGTTGGATCGAAATTCTTGGTGGTGGTATGGTTCATCCTAACGTCTTGCGTGCTGCAGGTTATGATGACCCAACACTTTCAGGATTTGCTTTCGGTATCGGAGTTGAACGTATAGCAATGCTTAAATATGGTATTGATGATATCCGATCATTTTATACAAATGATAAACGTTTCATTGATCAGTTTAAGCGTTTTGAGTAG
- a CDS encoding metal ABC transporter permease has protein sequence MFKYEFMRTAFLVGGLLAVIIPLIGVVVVFKRMSMIGDALSHVSLSGITIGLILGFNPIVGAIALSLVAALSIEFIQKKFGKYQELAIAIIMSFGIGLSGVLLGFVKNPANFNSFLFGSIVAIGDSDNLLAILLSLVVIGVSIRYYREFFYLAFDEKSAFLSGIDTNRISLIFTILTAITVSIASRIVGALIVSSLMVIPTACAIQVSKSYRSTMLYAIVFSLTFVWLGLALSYTLNLAPGGTIVLLGVGVLVLLIIIKAVLKRG, from the coding sequence ATGTTTAAATATGAATTTATGCGAACTGCATTTCTTGTTGGTGGCTTGTTAGCGGTCATTATACCACTCATTGGTGTTGTAGTTGTTTTCAAAAGAATGTCGATGATTGGTGATGCATTATCACATGTTTCTCTAAGTGGTATTACGATAGGGTTAATTCTCGGTTTTAATCCAATTGTTGGGGCGATTGCATTAAGCTTGGTTGCTGCGTTGAGCATTGAGTTTATACAAAAGAAATTTGGGAAATATCAAGAACTTGCGATTGCGATTATCATGTCCTTTGGAATCGGTTTGTCAGGTGTTTTGCTTGGCTTTGTGAAAAACCCGGCGAATTTTAATAGTTTTCTATTTGGTAGTATTGTCGCAATCGGTGATAGTGATAATTTACTTGCGATTTTACTCAGTTTGGTAGTTATTGGTGTATCAATTCGATATTATCGTGAATTTTTCTATCTCGCTTTTGACGAAAAATCCGCATTTCTTTCAGGTATTGACACAAACCGCATTTCATTGATATTCACAATTCTTACCGCAATCACGGTTTCGATTGCATCACGAATTGTGGGTGCATTGATCGTTTCATCACTTATGGTTATTCCTACAGCGTGTGCTATACAAGTTTCAAAGAGTTATCGCTCCACAATGCTTTATGCAATTGTATTTTCCTTAACCTTTGTGTGGCTAGGGCTTGCGCTGTCATATACCCTCAATCTTGCTCCTGGTGGAACGATTGTGCTTTTGGGTGTTGGGGTATTAGTTTTACTTATTATAATAAAAGCTGTATTAAAGCGAGGGTAA
- a CDS encoding metal ABC transporter ATP-binding protein produces the protein MKSILKLENMDFSYSKNNILESVSFAIDEGDFVALTGANGSGKSTLLKVILGFEKAQSGTVTLLDEPIDAFSQFDDIGYVPQGGLLGVADFPATSLEIVMLRLSKGSFFNFYNKSRKKRALEALERVGMEAYASEMINNLSGGQLQRVLIARELIVEPKVLFLDEPTNGLDQEAIRNLYQLLEKLNQDQKMTIVMVTHNLDHDVQKINRIFEVKDRKVQEVKTHV, from the coding sequence ATGAAATCGATACTTAAATTAGAGAATATGGATTTTTCATATTCTAAAAACAATATTTTAGAGTCCGTATCCTTTGCGATTGATGAAGGGGATTTTGTAGCTTTAACAGGAGCAAATGGGTCGGGGAAATCGACGCTTCTTAAAGTTATTTTGGGCTTTGAGAAGGCTCAATCAGGAACGGTAACACTTTTAGACGAGCCCATCGATGCCTTTAGTCAGTTTGACGATATAGGGTATGTTCCACAAGGTGGATTATTGGGTGTTGCGGATTTTCCGGCGACGTCGTTGGAAATCGTGATGCTAAGACTTTCCAAAGGGAGTTTTTTTAATTTTTATAATAAGTCACGTAAAAAACGTGCACTTGAAGCACTTGAGCGCGTCGGTATGGAAGCATATGCCTCAGAAATGATTAACAATCTTTCAGGTGGGCAATTGCAGCGTGTATTAATTGCACGAGAATTAATCGTAGAGCCAAAGGTATTATTTTTAGATGAACCGACCAATGGTTTAGATCAAGAGGCGATACGAAACTTATATCAACTTCTTGAAAAACTGAATCAAGATCAAAAAATGACTATCGTAATGGTTACCCATAACTTAGACCATGATGTACAAAAAATTAATCGTATTTTTGAAGTGAAAGATCGTAAGGTTCAAGAGGTGAAGACTCATGTTTAA